From a single Ascaphus truei isolate aAscTru1 chromosome 2, aAscTru1.hap1, whole genome shotgun sequence genomic region:
- the IL6 gene encoding interleukin-6: protein MDITSSPRSAQLLPRVLVLLLAAGPLCWVHSAPAPPHDLISSGEELGDDSSSSSPAISNSESLAKLIQGEAAKLREELCSKHGVCDNSMELLMRNHLRLPTIVPEDGCFLSGFRKEKCLHKIHHDLVEFQTYFLYLEETFTSEKNLVESIRYSARSLAGTVKMMMKRPNALSDHRQTQKVSLADLQSEDLWIQKVTSRLILHSFIDFMQKTARAVRFVGTFHVSKQE from the exons ATGGATATTACAA GCTCCCCCCGCTCGGCTCAGCTCCTGCCCAGGGTGCTAGTCCTCCTCCTGGCCGCCGggcccctgtgctgggtgcacTCAGCCCCGGCACCCCCCCACGACCTCATCTCCTCAGGAGAGGAGCTGGGGGATGACAGCTCCAGCTCCAGTCCCGCCATCTCCAACTCCGAGTCTCTGGCGAAGCTCATCCAGGGCGAGGCTGCTAAGCTGCGGGAGGAG CTTTGCAGTAAGCACGGTGTCTGTGATAACAGTATGGAGCTTCTGATGCGAAACCATCTGAGACTCCCAACAATCGTCCCTGAGGACGGGTGCTTCCTCTCTGGATTCAGAAAG GAAAAATGCCTGCATAAGATCCACCATGATCTTGTGGAATTTCAGACCTACTTCTTGTACCTGGAGGAAACCTTCACAAGTGAGAAGAACCTGGTGGAGTCAATAAGATACAGTGCGAGAAGTCTAGCAGGAACCGTGAAGATGATG ATGAAAAGACCTAATGCTCTGAGTGACCACAGGCAAACACAGAAGGTTTCCCTGGCTGATTTACAGTCTGAAGACCTTTGGATACAGAAAGTGACGAGCCGCCTGATCCTGCACTCTTTTATAGACTTCATGCAGAAAACTGCCAGAGCTGTACGATTTGTTGGTACTTTCCATGTTTCAAAACAAGAGTGA